GGCGATGTTTGTATATGAGTCCACCTGGGCAGTGACAAAGTGATTTATTTCTTGCTAATGAAGCCACTGCACTGGTGTGCCCATTCCTCATCCATGAATTCAAGCCCTGTTGTGACCTCTGCACATAATCATACACGCTGACACACAATATGGTAAGAATCTAACATCATCTAAGCCATCCTGCACACTTAATGTGCAAAAGACAACTCACCCAGCTACACAAAATGCAACATATATGAGTAAATTGCAATAACTTCCACAAGGAAGCCCATGATCCAGAGAAGCAGGAAAGGTGATTGAATTAAAGGCCTCAAGCTTGGAAACCTTAGTTCAGACACCAATTCTCATTTAAGTCATATCTTACAGAAGAGTTACTAACTCATTTGGAGctgttaaaagaaaagcaacCATATGTAAGTCAAGTTTACCTTCACTGGCTTCCCCATCTGCCAGAAAGATGTAGTAACTGGTATCCAGATTAAATCTCCCTTTATAAGCAGGGAGACGAATCCCCCTTCTGAAAGAACATTGAAGAAGACCATCTGCAAGCCTCCAGGACACATCTTCAAGGGCATTCTGTAAAACAGGAGATCCTTAAATACCCAGTGTTTTCAGATTGGCTGAGCAATTGGCTTAAAAGTAACCCTGCAAAAGACAAGTGTGTCACTGATatgtaaagaaaaaatgtaaattatcCAGGGAAAAGCGATCCTTTCTGAATTGGCACACAAGAGGTATGTCAGTAAGTCAACACAGCAACTTAGGGTTTGAACTTCTCACCAATTTTTACAGCCTACAACAGTGCTTAACTCAGGACATACCAGTTGCATCTGCAGTTCTAGCAAAGGGACAGACTTTAACAGGGACAAAGTTTCTACAAAGACTAAGCTCCCACCATATGACTAGCTTTACAAATTAAATTTAGACTTCAAAAGTTAACACTTACTAGGAAGTAAGAGCCCAACCAATATCATCTTAGAGAATTATGGATCCACCTCAGTATTTACACCTGCTGTGCAAAACAAAAGTACAAAGCAGCAGCATATCTTACTCCAAAGCTACACCTGTGAAAGTGTCTGAGCTGTTTTAAAACACACCTCTGAATCCAAGAGAGGATGACTTCGCTCCTTCAGATGGGCAGTGCTCACGTGAACGTGGTGATCCACATTAACACACAGATAGGCATCATCACCACCCTGCAgagtcaaaaagaaaaatatctataGCCCAATAAAAAAACACCACTGGCAGTCCTCAAAAGGTCTTTGATTTAATATAGGCAGCAAGACCTGACAGATTTCTGTAGTTATCAAGCTGTTATTCCCCATTTTCTAAGCACATCAGTATTATTACTGAGGATCCACACTAAGTCAAAGAGATGACACATAGAAGCACGCATTATGATTCACACTCCCATCCCAGAATAACAACCATATTATCAGaagtttctttatttaaaatttatcaaATTGACTAGACAAGACAGATAAATGTTGGAGCTATTTAAAAATCCACTCCAGttacaagttttttttttttacagctgtgcaggaaaaaaaggattgTTAAGAACCAAGTGTTCCTGCACTAGGGAGATAAATGTAAACAGCATCTCCTTAGTGCAACAAGCAGTTTATGTATTATGCATTTGTCAACATTATCATCCCTTCAATTTAACATAGGTCAGAAGTATCTTTCAacatttttaagattttgtaTAGGAGTAAAATTCAACGATCAAATGCAGATGGTTTTCTGAACAACTCTGTTTCAGAGAGGTAAGATGTTTTTGATAGGTAGAGATTGATTTAACCAGGAATTTCAGATAGTTATTCAGTCCTGAGCTAAAAGTCAATAGTCACGTATAAGAAACAACCTGTGTTTTAGCACTATGGGAGAGTCACACTTTGTGTGACATCTGACAGTATTTCCATTTTCCATATGCATTTCCATTCAAACTTGACAAACATCACAAAAGCAActatggaaaaataaaacactcaCCATCCACTGGTCCTGGGAAAGCGCAAATGCTAAATACCCTTCACTTGGACCACTCATTTCAATAAAAACTGAACTCCCCTCTTGTTGGAAGGATAGAAAAAAACATGAGGCACTCCCAGGATGACAGTTTGTAGGGTTCCTAATGCAGAACTTCGTAATTCCACAACCTGATGCACTAAACTAAattaagcaaacaaacaaattgtGAGCAATGAGTTTCCATTCTCTTCCCCCTTTTTACCCATGGTAGAAAAAAGCATACAAGGAACATCATCATCTGTGTCTACACACCAATCTCTTAATCCATGTCTGCAATTACCCTAGGACTACTAAGTAAAATGATGGTGAATTCCAAGATAAACTTGAGTTGAATTTTCACTTTAAAGACATTACAATATAATAACTTTGAAAAGTCAGCAagaacttcaggaaaaaaaataacttcCTCTGATCTAATATTTAGAGAGGTAGTATCAGCTGTAagatgagaaagaaaataagggTCCTACAGCTTTATGCCTGCTTTTTAAAGTAGAAACTCCACTAATACACATCGAGAAAATACACCAATTGTAAGCCACAGTTATTCTGGATCAAATAGCAATGCTTGCTCAATCCATTCAAGACTCAGCAACAAAAGTCAGTAACATAGATTAACTCAGAAAGGAAAGCTTCTGAGCTTGCAGTTGCTAAATAGGAAGTTATTAGTTAAAAGCAGATTAAGTCTTTTCCCATCTCTCATGAGAAGTATGCATAATACTTTCTGATCATTGATTTCTAAACTTTCTGTTAATCTTCTCATGCTGCACACAGGTGAGAACATTTAACCCTGCAAAGTTCAGGGAACTCACATAAAGGTAGCTGTCATGTTCTTAGCCTTAGATATCAAAGTTACTCATCCACcatctctgcttttctgttACTAGGCTGTATCAATGTCATCTTATTAAATTCCATTCATCACAAGCATTAAAGATTGCCTGATTTAGCTTTAGCATTACTTACTGGCTTTGATATGTAGGAAACTGGCTGTGAAGTTGACACAGCCTCTGACGTTGCATGCAAAGGTGGTGTTGGGGACAGCACATCAGGCTGAGAAACAACGGGACCCAGAATTTTCACCCAGAAAATCCTGTATTTCTTCACAACTGTCGCTCTTAAAAAACACAACACACAGAGTAATTACAGTATATATTTTTAGTTGGCTGTTACtgtaaaaaagaaaggaaaataatctaTAGTTCTCAGAAATTATTTGTAAAAACCTCATCTCTATGGAGATCTCTACCATTTTAGGGATTGAAGTAGGAAAGTATCTTAAATCttagaaaaagaattttaaaatataataccAATCTTGGACAGAATATAAGAAGCTTTCATGCCTAGGGCATAGATTAGAACATCAGAGAAGAGTTGCATTGTTTCTATCCTGTAGTTCAGAAAAACCTAGTAGTGTAACAGGAGGGTATACATATCATTTAGTTAGGTACAGCAAAGAGAGATTCTTAAGTGTATATTGCAGGCATGAGAAGTGAGAAGCTAGCCAAAGACTAAAGAAACCAATCTTCAAATCCCCTTATACTCTCCctaggagaaaaaaggaaaaaaaaaagaaaaaaaatcaccttcaAGCTCCTCCTAAAAAAGTATCTGCATTAACACAGACTGCAGCAAGTAAGGGGTGTTGACTTTTCAGGTCATTGGACCCAAACACTTTTCAGTTGCTGGACAATATTTGACAGACAATGGTACAGGTTTACCTTATCtgcattttaatatatttaattaacATAAACCCATACTGGTTTACTTACAGAAACTGTATGTGTTTTGGAGCAGCTTCAGGAGCAATCCAATAAACTTTTAtgtctttcttttttgctttatttgtgTGACTGACAGCTGAATTCTGAAAACACACACATATCAAGAATTACACAGTGCATAAACATTTTGTTACTTAACACAgtcagcagaggctgcagctaAATCCTACACAAACATTGCAGCTACACTGCACTAGCCCAGTGTAAATGGCTTTCCCCAGTCATGATCAGCTCAGGTGAGGTGTAGCACAGCAACTTACTCATACTAACAAACTTCAAGACTTAAAGAAAGGACTTTCAAACCAGAAGATTCCAGCAATGAGCTAGAGGTCCCTGCAGCATTTCATACAGAAATAGTGAGGTCTTTCTTAGTAAGGAAATGCTCCATGTTTGAACAAGAGGATGAAGAGACAGAACAAGCCCCTCAGTGCCCACTAAATAATTGTGAAGCACTGGACTCTACCTTGGTACGACCACATGTCAGCAGCTGAGAACGTCTCCGGTCAGCTAACACAAAAGACCCAACTGCAGGCCTATCCAGGTGCTCTGCATCCCGGGCTTGGATGAAAAATCCTTCAAAATCTGGTCCAGACAGATGAACTAaagcaagaagaagaataagaaagtttacttccagaggaagaaggaaGTATTTCAACAATGACTACCAGACACTAATTTTACAAGTACTGAATGATGGTCAATGGATTACCTAAACAAGATTCAACTGCTTAGATAAATCCAGTACAGAAAACTGAGGAAAGACATACCATAATACAAAGAAACAATAAATTAAACTCTTCAGCTGTAACTGACACGGTACCTTCTATGTTGTCCCCTGGTTTAAATTCAGTCCCATTCACGGTAATGGTGTGCTCAGGTGACAGCTGAGGAGAGCCACTATGACATGGTACCATGCTACTACAGGCTTCTCTTACTTTTCCATTTGGATAGCCAACCACAGATGCATAGAGGCAACCAAACATccaaacagcaacagcaaaaacAGGCAGCTCCAtctgtataaaataaaatttacaggcaattaaacacaataaatatttacattacAGGTCACCATTCCTTTTAGGAATCAGTTGAATGGTAGAATACAAAACCACGTTCAAAAAAAGCATTCATGAGAAGACACCACTCCCACTTCTGAATAACTTCTGCTTCTGATAACTGCCAGACATTGTTAGAATGTTCAGATACCATATTTCAGGCCATCTACAGGCTGTTGATGGATCCCTCCATCTACTGGAGGGATTATTTCACTCCATGCATTTTGACagcacttttttaaaaaaaaaaaaaagtcttttgccaatccctctcctgctctctctctatcaaaaataaaattcaagttCCTTAAACATCCACACAGGACAGATGGATCTTACAACATGCTTCACAGATATATAAAGGTCAACAGTATTGAGCAACTACACAGCTAGTATCAAACTCATTTTTATTAATCATAGCTTCAAATTTTGCATCATTACAGACTGCCTGTTGTTTCCACAACCCATGTCTATTTCCTCACAGATGACAAATAATTCCCCAGTAACAAGTTCTTCTTTCTGCAGGGAAACTAAAGTTGCCAAATGccagaaataaaatttatacGTGCAAGAGTTAGAATTTGGTATGAAGATTTAGATAAAGAAATATGTATGTTTGCTGCAGACAAGCCCAAGATTTCTTCTTTGAACTCTTCCTTTTGGATATTGGACCTCTGGACAATTAGTCAAACCATGGATTTGGCTTGCCATGCTCTCGTCAAGGGAACAGCATCCATGAAAGACAAGGGATAGAAGGACTCCAGATCCTCAAACAGTTATATGAACCCCTAACCTCAGCTTTCATCATGCAATGTTTTGCCCCACCACAATACTGTTTTCATAAAAGCTGTGGCAATTGTTTTGCTGCTCCAGTAGCATACAGGGCTTACAGCTGTACTGTGGTTTACAGAACACCTCAGCCAACAAAAGAAAGCATTTCCACATCCAAAAGGTCAGGAGAACAGAGAGAAACTTTCTTTCAGTCCTTAGGCATAAGAAGTGAGTTATCAGCTCTGGTGGAAAACAGACCAGGCAAGTAGGCCTGCCTTCTGGAAGGGCCATGCCCATTTTGCAACAAATGATAAAATGTATCAGGCTATGAAGTTTCCTGACAGCATGGATGGACATGAAGATAAGGAACACACAGAGCCATTTCAGACTGAACTCTCGACACCTAAAAAGCAGCCAAATGAAGACAAGGCACATCATTATCTTACACAACAGGAGTCATCAACAAGAACTCTTCCAAAGTTCTCAAACATGGAAATCCCCAATTTTCAAGGCAATGATATATTTTTACTCCTCAGCAACTTTACACCActaaagagaagaaaatcaaaggTAACAGTGTGTTGAACAGTTAGGTTTCAAGAACTAGAAAACCCTAGTGTCTCTCAACACTCCACTCCTCCCAAATATTCAAGATAACATTATGACCATATCTTTAACTTCTAGTTCAAGTATTTCCTTctaattgatttttttatacCTAAGTTAAAGATGCCCATAGAAAGCTAAATTAGTACAATTATATGTACCAGAGAAAATTTCAAAACAAGAAGAGATAAGGCTGCATATCACAGAGACAAGAGTAGGGTAGTATTCTGCTTTAAGTAGCAGAGGATGTGGTAGGAATGTAAAGGAAACAAGACACATCCTTGTCAGATTCAACTGACTCAAAAGCtgacagaagaaaaagattAAGTAGAGATTAATagaattcaaaaaaaaaaaaaaacccaaaatctgaAAAAGATTTGGATAAAGGGAGAGCAGTAAGTTActtcttcctgtgctgaaaACAACTCTACAGACCTGCAGGTAGCCCTGGTAGCCTAATAGTTCATAAGTACATTGCTCACACTCCAACTCAGGATCTCTTCATAGAACTTATCTTCTTTCAGCTGTTTAACTTCATTAGCTGCCTAGTGTGAAATTTAAAACTAACTTCAGAGAGGAGAAAGAGATGAAACAACAGTCAAGGCAAACATACTGCCAACTCAAAGGTACAAAACTACCATTGACAGAAATTtcccctgagcaccaccagaCAAGAGGGCgaacaaaaaaggaaagaacCACATGAAGGAGAATAAGCTATATTAATAAAAGGGGTTTATGACACATTCTTTAGAAATAGACCCCTACAAAGGGAAAGAAGACAGTGTTGCTGTCCAAGAGTCACCCTTCCTCTCAATTCATAAAAAGAGCTTGAGATGTCCTCTTCTGCTTAGTTAAAGGTGGTCATATCAAGACAGCTGGATTGAGCAAGGACAGAAAACATATTCATAATAATTCActacttttaaaatataaacacaCAAACCCCCCCAGGCACACAAAAAATACACACCTCAGCATTGTGTTCTTTCTAGGAAAGAGAATTTCAAGGGCATAGatgtttcaaaattattttttgtaacAGTTTGAGTGTAGGTACTTACCATACAGCCAGTCCTTCTGTTACAGCAACGAAGCCTGAGTAAACTGCCATTGGCTCGCTACTTGTAGTAAAACAATTTATATGACTTTGTAATCTCTTCTATTTGGTTTGCATCTAACTGTATTAACCTTTACCATATCCAGGAAGCTTAGCCGAAAAAAGAAGCGCTACACACAAAAGAAAGGTTTATAAGAGAATCTTTACTTCAGGTGCATATTTTATACAGCTTCCCCCCAGTTGAGCTGAAATGCATGAAGCCATAATGAGACACTGACCCTGCAGCTTCCTTTGCTCTTTCAGACACTCCCCCAGGCCTCAAAGAGTTTCATACTAAGTAATTACTTCATTATCTTCTGGTGCAGTTAAGGGCAGGCAGGTAGGAGAACCTACAACCAACTTTTGATACCTTCTTCCTCCAAGTATTAGCTGACATAAATTTGCAGCATGATTTTAAAGCTCATTATATATTTACTCCCTATCAACGAGGCACTTTCTTTtagaagaagaataaacaatttttaaaatatggtaaccttttcttttttccatatATCTCACCAAGAACGAACAGGAGTCAAAGATTTTGCCCTGTTCATTTGTTTGCTTTAATGATTTTACTTGGGCAGCTGCTCTGCGTAGAATCTTCATGGCCCCAACCTTGCAAACTTTTATCTATATGAAGAGCTCAAAGGGAGACTCATCTAAAAACATGTAGTTTGTTATCCCAACAAGTAACTTCAACTACAGCACGAGCACATAAGTCACAGTTACCATAGAGCCGGAGCCTATGCAcgttaaaaagaaacaaaatacaaaactaATATTCTCACAACAAGAAGCAAAAAAGATACCAGAGGAACGTGGGTGGCATGGCTTTCAGATAAAACAAGCCATAGCTTACCTTGACTCTTTAAAGCACACAAGTTTAGGAGTTCTCTAAAGCAATTCAGAAATCTTGCATAAAAGGCAGCATCTACACAGTGCCCTAAAAACGCCACCAGATTTTACTTTGTTTCATACCTGCTGCAGATGCTCTATTGAGCAAACACACTTTCCAAAAAGCTTGCAGTACCCACTTCGAGCACTCACTGACATCAGTGTAACCAAAGCACGACTGCAAAGGCTACGGCTGCTCCTCAGCCCCGCACGCCCTTGCCCCAGGGAGCCGCGCTCTCCTCCCCGGCACCGCTGCAGCGGAACAGGGCGAGGGGGGAGCAGCCGAGCCCGGCAGCcgctccctcagctccagcctCGCCCGCGGCCGCGGCGCTTTTCtgccggcgggggcggccgcgcGCGGGGCCCGGGGCGCGGAgagcccggcctggcccggGCGGGGCTCGGGGCGGGGCCGCCAACGCTCCGTGAGCCCGCCCCAGGTGCTGAGGGCCCCGGTGCCGCCCCCACAGCCGGGAAGGTGTTAGGGCGTCATCTCATTTCTTTCCAGCTTCCCAACGCCGGCGGTCTGGATGGCCGTCCTGGGTTAACAGCTGGAGTTTTACTGAGAGATCGCCCTTGTCAAAGCTTACAGAGATCATCAGCTGTGCTATCCGTGGAACGAAAGGTGATCACATCTACAGCCTTGCTAAGTCAGGCCTTTCTTATcaagaaagcaaataaatacTGGCTGTAACTGGGGCTTTGCTGGCTGTAACTGCAATTGCTTACATAGGCTTCTCTGACTTCTGTAGTGTTTAAATCACAGTTCTCAAATGCTCACAAAGTGACCCAAAAAGACAATTACTTAGAAATCCAACAGTAATTTTGCCCTCCCACATCATAGAAATATTGTGTTTGTGTTAAAAAACACCTTTACTGGAGAGCTATAATGATTCAGTTGCTTACTAGTAGTTCAGAGCAGTTTTAGAGATCCTAGTACTATTAATTTGgtaatattttctaaaaaaatagTAACTATGTACTAAAATATGACAGACTAGGAAATGCTCTGTTAGTGTTCACTCTTTCCTCAGTTTCCATAAAAGCAGCATTAACCTTTAGAGGTACCCTATGGtaacatattaaaaaatatatttaacatGAAAAACAGTAAGGCATTACTTTGCCTaatcagaaaaattatttgacTGTAacttgtattatcttgctcatAGGAGTTACTGGGAAGCTGAGATCTCACTCAGTGTTCAGTAACTGAAGAAACATAATGCATATGCAATAGCTTGAAGTGAAAATGAAATATGTCTATTTCCCCCtagctgggggaaaaaataattctgtttccAACTACATTCATAAAG
The genomic region above belongs to Zonotrichia albicollis isolate bZonAlb1 chromosome 8, bZonAlb1.hap1, whole genome shotgun sequence and contains:
- the FRRS1 gene encoding ferric-chelate reductase 1 isoform X2, producing MMELPVFAVAVWMFGCLYASVVGYPNGKVREACSSMVPCHSGSPQLSPEHTITVNGTEFKPGDNIEVHLSGPDFEGFFIQARDAEHLDRPAVGSFVLADRRRSQLLTCGRTKNSAVSHTNKAKKKDIKVYWIAPEAAPKHIQFLATVVKKYRIFWVKILGPVVSQPDVLSPTPPLHATSEAVSTSQPVSYISKPFSASGCGITKFCIRNPTNCHPGSASCFFLSFQQEGSSVFIEMSGPSEGYLAFALSQDQWMGGDDAYLCVNVDHHVHVSTAHLKERSHPLLDSENALEDVSWRLADGLLQCSFRRGIRLPAYKGRFNLDTSYYIFLADGEASEGGLIYKHRRQPLVTNGLCNVTGLPQDIGGSRAPRLIKAHGALMFVAWITTVSIGVIVARFFKPVWSHSFLFGKELWFQVHRMLMLTTVMLTSISFVLPFVYRGGWSQQAGFHPYLGCAVMALTIFQPLMAGFRPSHHAPRRQLFNWFHWSTGTTARILAVVTMFLGMDLPALDLPDPWDTYAMIGFVAWHVGTDVLLEIHSYCLVRKVEVIEDDRVQILQSLTSAEAEGRLFKQIVLTIYVCGNLVFLVAFLIAINQV
- the FRRS1 gene encoding ferric-chelate reductase 1 isoform X1, with translation MSVSARSGYCKLFGKCVCSIEHLQQMELPVFAVAVWMFGCLYASVVGYPNGKVREACSSMVPCHSGSPQLSPEHTITVNGTEFKPGDNIEVHLSGPDFEGFFIQARDAEHLDRPAVGSFVLADRRRSQLLTCGRTKNSAVSHTNKAKKKDIKVYWIAPEAAPKHIQFLATVVKKYRIFWVKILGPVVSQPDVLSPTPPLHATSEAVSTSQPVSYISKPFSASGCGITKFCIRNPTNCHPGSASCFFLSFQQEGSSVFIEMSGPSEGYLAFALSQDQWMGGDDAYLCVNVDHHVHVSTAHLKERSHPLLDSENALEDVSWRLADGLLQCSFRRGIRLPAYKGRFNLDTSYYIFLADGEASEGGLIYKHRRQPLVTNGLCNVTGLPQDIGGSRAPRLIKAHGALMFVAWITTVSIGVIVARFFKPVWSHSFLFGKELWFQVHRMLMLTTVMLTSISFVLPFVYRGGWSQQAGFHPYLGCAVMALTIFQPLMAGFRPSHHAPRRQLFNWFHWSTGTTARILAVVTMFLGMDLPALDLPDPWDTYAMIGFVAWHVGTDVLLEIHSYCLVRKVEVIEDDRVQILQSLTSAEAEGRLFKQIVLTIYVCGNLVFLVAFLIAINQV
- the FRRS1 gene encoding ferric-chelate reductase 1 isoform X3, yielding MELPVFAVAVWMFGCLYASVVGYPNGKVREACSSMVPCHSGSPQLSPEHTITVNGTEFKPGDNIEVHLSGPDFEGFFIQARDAEHLDRPAVGSFVLADRRRSQLLTCGRTKNSAVSHTNKAKKKDIKVYWIAPEAAPKHIQFLATVVKKYRIFWVKILGPVVSQPDVLSPTPPLHATSEAVSTSQPVSYISKPFSASGCGITKFCIRNPTNCHPGSASCFFLSFQQEGSSVFIEMSGPSEGYLAFALSQDQWMGGDDAYLCVNVDHHVHVSTAHLKERSHPLLDSENALEDVSWRLADGLLQCSFRRGIRLPAYKGRFNLDTSYYIFLADGEASEGGLIYKHRRQPLVTNGLCNVTGLPQDIGGSRAPRLIKAHGALMFVAWITTVSIGVIVARFFKPVWSHSFLFGKELWFQVHRMLMLTTVMLTSISFVLPFVYRGGWSQQAGFHPYLGCAVMALTIFQPLMAGFRPSHHAPRRQLFNWFHWSTGTTARILAVVTMFLGMDLPALDLPDPWDTYAMIGFVAWHVGTDVLLEIHSYCLVRKVEVIEDDRVQILQSLTSAEAEGRLFKQIVLTIYVCGNLVFLVAFLIAINQV